The Trueperaceae bacterium genomic interval AACCGCCGGGACTACCTGAACCTGCTCGACGTGTACCTCGACGCGGTGTTCGCGCCGCGCCTCGCGCGCACGACGTTCGAGCAGGAGGGCTGGCACCTGGAACGCGCCGGCGAGGGCGACGGGGCGGACGGGGCGGCAGACGCGGCGTTGGCGTTGCGCGGCGTCGTGTTCAACGAGATGAAGGGCGCCTTCGGGGACCCCAGCCGGGCCCTGCACCAGGCGGAGGCGGCGGGTCTACTGCCGGACACGCCGTACGCGTTCGAGTCGGGGGGCGACCCGGCGGCGATCCCCGACCTGACGTACGAGGCGCTCACGGCGTTCCACGCCGAGCACTACCACCCCTCCCGCGCGAGGTTCGTGGTGCACGGCGACGTGCCGCTGGAGGAGGTCGCGGCCCGGATCGCGCCGTACCTCGAGGGGGTGACGCCGCTCCCGCCCGTCCCGGCGCCGGCCCTCCAGCCGCCGTTCGAGGCACCGCGCGAGGCGCAGGCCCCCTACCCCGCCGACGCGAGCGACAAGGCGCTCGCGACGGTCGCCTGGGCGTTGCCGGGCCTGGAGGGCCCGGGCGAAGCGTTGCTGCTGGAGGTGCTGGACCACGCGCTGGTGGGGACGCCCGCCGCACCGCTCCGGCGGGCGTTGCTGGATGCGGGGGTGGGCGAGGCGTTCCTCGGGGGGCTCGACACCACCGCGCGGCAACCGACCTTCCATGCGGGCCTCCGCGGGGTCGACCCGGCGCGCGTCGGGGAGGTGCACGCCCTGGTGCTAGACACCCTTCGCGACGTCGCCCGCGTCGGCTTCGATCCGGAGGACGTCCGGGCGGCGCGCAACCGCCTGGAGTTCGACCTGCGCGAGATGGACGCCGGCGGAGGGCAGCAGGGCCTCAGCCTCGCCTTCGCGGCGCTGGACGCCTGGATGCACGGCCGCGACCCCGTCCGCGAACTGGATTTCGATGCGGCGCTCGCCGACCTGGACGCCCGCCTCGCGGAGGACGGCGGGGAGGACCACGGCGCGTCGGTGCTGGGGCGGCTGCTGCAGCGGCGGTTGCTGGACAACGCGCACCGCGTGCACGCCTCCGCGACGCCGGACCCGGAGCTCAGTGCGCGACGCGACGCCGAGGAGCGCGCGCGTCTCGCGGCGCGGGCGGAGGCGATGGGGAACGCCGAGTGGCGCGCGTTGGAGGCGGCGAACGCCGCGTTGCGCGACGCGCAGGAGACGCCGGATGCGCCCGAGGCGCGCGCGGCGTTGCCGCGCCTGCACCGCGGCGACCTGCACGACCCGACGCCCGACCCGGTGCCGGAGGTGGAGGCGCACGACGGCGCGGAGCTGCTGCGCTACGACCTGCCGACCCGCGGCCTGGGGTACGTCGACGTCGCCTTCGACCTGCGGACGGTGCCGGAGGCGGGCCTGGCGCACGTCGGGATGCTGGGGCGCTACCTGCTCGAGACGGGGACGGCGTCGCGGTCGTTGGCGTCGCTCACGCGGGCGATCGATGCGGACACCGGCGGGATCGGGGCCGGCGCCGACCTCGCGGCGGGGGTCGGGGGCGCGCCGGGGTTGGCGCGCTTCGTGGTGCGGGGGTCGGCGTTGGCGTCGAAGGCGGACGCGTTGGCGGACCTGACGACCGAGGTCCTGCGCGAGGCGGACTTCGGGGACGCCGACGTGCTGCGGCGCCTCACGGTGGAGCGCTTGGCGCGCCGCCGGGCGGCGCTCGAGCGGGCGGGGCACCGCTTCGCGTTGCGCCGCCTCGCGGCGCACGGGGCGCTGGAGGCGCGCCTCGAGGAGCACCTGAGCGGCCTCGCGTCGCTGGGGACGTTGAAGGCGGCGGCGGACCTGGCCGAACGCGATCCCGACGCCCTCCGCGAGCAGCTGGAGGCGCTGCGGGCGTCGTTGTTGGTGCGGGCCGGGACGGTGGCGGCGGTGCACGCCGACGACGCGGCGGACGACGCGATGCGGGCGGCGGCGCGGCGGCTGGTGTCCGCCCTTCCGGCCGGCGGTGCGGCGGAGGGCGCCGACGTCGGGGCGCTCCCGGCGCCGGCGCCGGCGGAGGCCTGGCGCCTTCCGGGGCAGGTGTTCTACGTCGCGACCGGCCGGACGCTGGTGGGCGGCGCGCCGCTCCCGGGGAGTTGGTTGGTGGCGGCCCGCTGGTTGTCGAGCGAGGTGTTCCTGCCGCGCATCCGCTTCCAGGGCGGCGCCTACGGGGCGGGGGCGGTGCTGGATCCGTTGCGGGGGGCGTTCCGCACCTTCTCGTACCGCGACCCGAACTTCGCGGAGACGTTGGACGTCATGGCGGAGGCGCCCGACCGCCTCGAGGAGGCGGCGGGGTCGCTGGACGAGCGCGACCTGGAGACGTTGATCATCGGCACGCTCGGGGGGTTGGATCCGCACGAGATGCCCGCCGAACGCGGCTACCGGGCGTTGACGCGGCGGCTGCGCGGCAGCCTCGAGGAGCGCGAGCGCCTGCGCCGCGAGGTGTTGGGGACGACGCGGGAGGCGTTCGCGGAGTTGGCGGACGCGATCCGGGCGGCGGGCGCACCCCGCATCGTCGCGCTCGGGCCGGAGGCGGGTCTACGGACGCTCGAGGGGGAGCTCGGGCTGGTGATCCGCGAGCCGGCGTAGGGGGCCCCCGATCGGGCGAAGGGGCCGGGCGTTCCGCCCGGCCCCTTCGCGTCGCGGGTGCGGAGCCGGTTAGGCGAGGACCTCCTGGGGGCGTTCGGTGTCGA includes:
- a CDS encoding insulinase family protein, translating into MDAFGFVVDDQHTLSIAGATARRYRHAASGAELLALDADDANLSFAVGFATPPRDDTGVAHILEHMVLAGSRKYPLRDPFFDMVKGSLAGFLNALTYPDRTVYPFATQNRRDYLNLLDVYLDAVFAPRLARTTFEQEGWHLERAGEGDGADGAADAALALRGVVFNEMKGAFGDPSRALHQAEAAGLLPDTPYAFESGGDPAAIPDLTYEALTAFHAEHYHPSRARFVVHGDVPLEEVAARIAPYLEGVTPLPPVPAPALQPPFEAPREAQAPYPADASDKALATVAWALPGLEGPGEALLLEVLDHALVGTPAAPLRRALLDAGVGEAFLGGLDTTARQPTFHAGLRGVDPARVGEVHALVLDTLRDVARVGFDPEDVRAARNRLEFDLREMDAGGGQQGLSLAFAALDAWMHGRDPVRELDFDAALADLDARLAEDGGEDHGASVLGRLLQRRLLDNAHRVHASATPDPELSARRDAEERARLAARAEAMGNAEWRALEAANAALRDAQETPDAPEARAALPRLHRGDLHDPTPDPVPEVEAHDGAELLRYDLPTRGLGYVDVAFDLRTVPEAGLAHVGMLGRYLLETGTASRSLASLTRAIDADTGGIGAGADLAAGVGGAPGLARFVVRGSALASKADALADLTTEVLREADFGDADVLRRLTVERLARRRAALERAGHRFALRRLAAHGALEARLEEHLSGLASLGTLKAAADLAERDPDALREQLEALRASLLVRAGTVAAVHADDAADDAMRAAARRLVSALPAGGAAEGADVGALPAPAPAEAWRLPGQVFYVATGRTLVGGAPLPGSWLVAARWLSSEVFLPRIRFQGGAYGAGAVLDPLRGAFRTFSYRDPNFAETLDVMAEAPDRLEEAAGSLDERDLETLIIGTLGGLDPHEMPAERGYRALTRRLRGSLEERERLRREVLGTTREAFAELADAIRAAGAPRIVALGPEAGLRTLEGELGLVIREPA